One Streptomyces sp. NBC_01217 genomic region harbors:
- a CDS encoding LacI family DNA-binding transcriptional regulator yields MTRRLAQVAQKVGVSEATVSRVLNGKPGVSDITRKAVLSALDVLGYERPTQLRGERARLVGLVLPELQNPIFPAFAEVVGGALAQQGLTPVLCTQTKGGVSESDYVELLLQQQVSGVVFAGGLYHQADAPHDHYKVLADRRIPVVLINAAIDHLGFPGVSCDDSVAVEQAWRHLVSLGHERIGLVLGPSDHVPSQRKLAAARAMAKDSGTTVPDEWVARAMFSLEGGQAAAMRLLDQGITGIICASDPLALGAVRAARRRGLAVPADVSVVGYDDSAFMNCTEPPLTTVRQPIEAMGRAAVELLSVQIGGHAVPSDELLFEPELVVRGSTAQPPRTASR; encoded by the coding sequence ATGACTCGACGACTTGCTCAGGTGGCGCAGAAGGTGGGAGTCAGCGAGGCCACGGTCAGCCGGGTGCTCAACGGCAAGCCGGGCGTCTCCGACATCACCCGGAAGGCCGTTCTCTCCGCGCTCGACGTCCTCGGATACGAGCGCCCGACCCAGCTGCGCGGCGAGCGGGCCCGGCTGGTCGGGCTGGTCCTGCCCGAGCTGCAGAACCCGATCTTCCCCGCCTTCGCCGAGGTCGTCGGCGGCGCGCTCGCCCAGCAGGGCCTCACCCCGGTGCTGTGCACCCAGACCAAGGGCGGCGTCTCCGAGTCCGACTATGTCGAGCTGCTCCTTCAGCAGCAGGTGTCGGGCGTGGTCTTCGCCGGCGGGCTCTACCACCAGGCCGACGCCCCGCACGATCACTACAAGGTGCTCGCCGACCGCAGGATCCCGGTCGTCCTGATCAATGCGGCCATCGACCACCTCGGCTTCCCCGGGGTCTCCTGCGACGACTCCGTCGCCGTGGAACAGGCCTGGCGCCATCTCGTCTCGCTCGGCCACGAGCGCATCGGCCTGGTGCTCGGCCCCTCCGACCACGTCCCCTCGCAGCGCAAGCTGGCCGCCGCCCGCGCGATGGCCAAGGATTCGGGCACCACCGTGCCGGACGAGTGGGTGGCCCGGGCGATGTTCTCGCTGGAGGGTGGGCAGGCCGCCGCCATGCGGCTGCTCGACCAGGGCATCACGGGCATCATCTGCGCCAGCGACCCGCTCGCCCTCGGAGCCGTGCGCGCCGCGCGCCGCCGCGGTCTCGCGGTCCCCGCCGATGTCTCCGTCGTCGGTTACGACGATTCGGCCTTCATGAACTGCACCGAGCCTCCGCTGACCACGGTCCGCCAGCCGATCGAAGCCATGGGGCGAGCCGCTGTCGAGCTGCTCTCCGTGCAGATAGGAGGGCATGCCGTACCGTCCGACGAACTGCTCTTCGAACCGGAACTGGTGGTGCGGGGCTCCACAGCCCAGCCGCCGCGCACCGCCTCCCGCTGA
- a CDS encoding DUF485 domain-containing protein → MRLDDPWYDALASGWGELDGTGSFAPAGPPGPPGPADPQRGHSAADIYLEVQRSEAFQEVRRRYRRFVIPATLAFLVWYLAYVVTAITAPGLMARPVAGAVNVAMVAGLGQFLTTFLLTGAYARHARLRRDRAALDLRWETQEMTRGIGQ, encoded by the coding sequence ATGCGGCTCGACGACCCGTGGTACGACGCGCTGGCCTCCGGATGGGGCGAGCTGGACGGCACGGGGAGCTTCGCTCCCGCCGGACCCCCTGGACCCCCCGGGCCCGCGGACCCGCAGCGCGGCCACAGCGCGGCCGACATCTATCTGGAGGTGCAGCGCAGCGAGGCCTTCCAGGAGGTGCGCCGCCGGTACCGGCGGTTCGTCATCCCCGCCACTCTCGCCTTCCTCGTCTGGTACCTCGCCTATGTCGTCACTGCGATCACCGCACCCGGGCTGATGGCCCGTCCGGTGGCCGGAGCGGTCAATGTCGCGATGGTTGCGGGGCTCGGCCAGTTCCTCACGACATTCCTTCTGACCGGGGCGTACGCACGCCACGCACGGCTGCGCAGGGACCGCGCCGCGCTCGATCTGCGCTGGGAGACACAGGAGATGACGCGGGGGATCGGGCAGTGA
- a CDS encoding DUF7342 family protein yields MIEVLVVDDDIRVAKVNAAYVSRVPGFRVAAQAHSAAEALATIEEQRVDLVLLDHYMPDRNGLTMVRELRRLGHHTDVIMVTAARDVATVQEAMRHGALQYLVKPFTYAGLRTKLEAYATLRHTLERGGEAEQGEVDRLFGALWAAGESDLPKGHSPTTAELVRQALRGAEGPLSAQEIAESAGMSRQTAQRYLKLLERTGRVRLTLRYGETGRPEHRYTWSTGGQA; encoded by the coding sequence GTGATCGAGGTCCTGGTCGTGGACGACGACATCCGCGTCGCGAAGGTCAATGCGGCCTACGTCTCACGGGTGCCGGGATTCCGCGTGGCCGCCCAGGCGCACTCCGCTGCCGAAGCCCTCGCCACGATCGAGGAACAGCGCGTGGATCTGGTCCTGCTGGACCACTACATGCCCGACCGCAACGGTCTGACGATGGTGCGTGAACTGCGCAGGCTCGGTCACCACACCGACGTGATCATGGTGACGGCGGCGCGCGACGTCGCCACCGTCCAGGAGGCCATGCGTCACGGCGCGCTGCAGTACCTGGTGAAGCCGTTCACCTACGCGGGGCTGCGGACCAAGCTGGAGGCGTACGCCACGCTGCGCCACACCCTTGAACGCGGCGGCGAGGCCGAACAGGGCGAGGTGGACCGGCTCTTCGGCGCGCTGTGGGCAGCGGGCGAATCCGACCTGCCCAAGGGCCACTCACCGACGACGGCGGAGCTGGTCAGGCAGGCGCTTCGAGGCGCCGAAGGGCCGCTCTCCGCGCAGGAGATCGCGGAGAGCGCCGGGATGAGCCGGCAGACCGCCCAGCGCTATCTGAAGCTGCTGGAGAGGACCGGCAGGGTGCGGCTGACGCTGCGGTACGGCGAGACGGGCCGCCCGGAACACCGCTACACCTGGTCCACCGGCGGGCAGGCCTGA
- a CDS encoding response regulator transcription factor: MNARVVVADDQSVVREGIVMLLGLLPGIEVVGSAKDGEEAVALVAELAPDVVLMDLRMPRCDGAEATRRIRKEYPGTQVVVLTTFADDDSLFPALQAGARGYLTKDAGGDEIVRAIQAVLSGEAGLSPSVQRRLLERVTAQPLPSGPAAEPQLPDGLTPRELEVLVLIAEGLSNLEIARKLHISQATVKSHINNLFAKAGVRDRAQAVRYAYVRGLAQPPGSTFT, encoded by the coding sequence GTGAACGCGCGGGTCGTGGTCGCCGATGACCAGTCGGTGGTGCGCGAAGGAATCGTGATGCTGTTGGGGCTGCTGCCCGGAATCGAGGTGGTCGGATCGGCGAAGGACGGTGAAGAGGCCGTCGCGCTGGTGGCGGAGCTGGCTCCCGACGTGGTTCTGATGGATCTGCGGATGCCCCGCTGCGACGGGGCGGAGGCGACACGGCGGATCCGCAAGGAGTATCCGGGAACGCAGGTGGTGGTGCTCACGACCTTCGCGGATGACGACTCACTCTTCCCCGCCCTGCAGGCGGGGGCCCGGGGCTATCTCACCAAGGACGCCGGGGGCGACGAGATCGTGCGGGCCATCCAGGCCGTGCTGTCGGGCGAGGCCGGACTCTCGCCTTCCGTGCAGCGCCGTCTGCTGGAGCGCGTCACCGCACAGCCCCTGCCGTCGGGCCCGGCGGCCGAGCCACAGCTTCCCGACGGCCTGACGCCACGTGAGCTGGAAGTGCTGGTCCTGATCGCGGAGGGGCTGTCGAACCTGGAGATCGCCCGCAAGCTGCATATTTCGCAGGCCACCGTGAAGAGCCACATCAACAACCTCTTCGCGAAGGCTGGAGTGCGCGACCGGGCACAAGCCGTTCGCTATGCGTACGTTCGGGGCCTCGCACAGCCGCCCGGATCAACCTTCACCTGA
- a CDS encoding solute symporter family protein: MNGNHQTLALVLFSAFIAVTLAITTWVSRNRHGSAEEFYAGGRLFSPMENGFAIAGDYMSAASFLGISGLIALFGYDGMLYSVGFLVAWLVVLLLVAELVRNCGRFTLADVVAARMAQRPVRIAAGTSSVTVSVLYLVAQMVGAGSLVALLLGGTSGAARSWTVIGVGALMVIYVSLGGMRATTWIQIVKAVLLMAGAVVLTVLVLVHFHGNFNALLNSAAERSGHGSRFLAPGLRYGGTWTSRVDFISLGLALVLGTAGLPHILSRFYTVPTARAARRSVVWSIGLIGSFYLMTIALGFGAAALVGSAEVRASNPAGNTAVPLLALELGGGEGSTGGTILFAVVAAVAFATILAVVAGITLASSASVAHDLYASLRRPGSKQYSEVTVARVAAAGIGVAAIGLGLVAQDLNVAFLVGLAFAVAASANLPVLLYSLFWKNFTTRGAVWSVYGGLIPAVLLVLLSPVVSGSPTSLFPGADFQLFPLENPGLVSIPLGFLAGWVGTVTSTEPPDAAKHAETEVRALTGAGAV; encoded by the coding sequence GTGAACGGGAACCACCAGACCCTGGCGCTCGTGCTGTTCAGCGCCTTCATCGCAGTGACGCTCGCCATCACCACCTGGGTGAGCCGTAACAGACACGGCTCCGCCGAGGAGTTCTATGCGGGCGGCCGGCTGTTCTCCCCCATGGAAAACGGTTTCGCCATCGCCGGCGACTACATGTCGGCCGCGTCGTTCCTCGGCATCTCCGGCCTGATCGCCCTCTTCGGCTACGACGGCATGCTCTACTCGGTCGGGTTCCTCGTCGCCTGGCTCGTCGTCCTGCTGCTGGTCGCCGAACTGGTCCGCAACTGCGGCCGGTTCACACTCGCGGACGTGGTGGCGGCGCGGATGGCACAGCGCCCGGTCCGGATCGCGGCCGGCACCTCGTCCGTCACCGTCTCCGTGCTCTATCTGGTCGCACAGATGGTGGGCGCGGGCAGCCTGGTCGCGCTCCTTCTCGGCGGTACGAGCGGCGCCGCCCGCTCCTGGACCGTCATCGGTGTCGGGGCGCTCATGGTGATCTACGTATCGCTCGGCGGAATGCGCGCCACCACGTGGATCCAGATCGTCAAGGCCGTCCTGCTGATGGCGGGAGCGGTCGTGCTCACAGTGCTCGTCCTGGTCCACTTCCACGGCAACTTCAATGCCCTGCTCAACTCCGCCGCCGAACGGAGCGGGCACGGAAGCCGGTTCCTCGCGCCCGGTCTCCGGTACGGCGGAACCTGGACGTCGCGCGTCGACTTCATCAGTCTGGGCCTGGCCCTGGTACTCGGTACGGCGGGTCTGCCGCACATCCTGTCGCGGTTCTACACCGTGCCCACCGCCCGCGCCGCCCGCCGTTCGGTCGTCTGGTCCATCGGGCTCATCGGCAGCTTCTACCTGATGACGATCGCGCTCGGATTCGGAGCGGCGGCACTGGTCGGCTCGGCCGAAGTGAGGGCGTCGAATCCCGCGGGGAACACAGCGGTTCCGCTGCTGGCCCTGGAGCTGGGCGGCGGTGAAGGATCCACCGGGGGGACGATCCTGTTCGCCGTGGTCGCCGCCGTCGCCTTCGCGACCATCCTCGCCGTCGTCGCCGGGATCACCCTCGCCTCTTCCGCCTCCGTGGCCCATGACCTCTACGCCTCGCTCAGGCGCCCGGGCTCCAAGCAGTACAGCGAGGTCACCGTGGCCCGGGTCGCCGCGGCCGGGATCGGGGTGGCCGCCATCGGGCTCGGCCTGGTCGCCCAGGATCTGAATGTGGCGTTCCTGGTGGGGCTCGCCTTCGCCGTCGCCGCATCGGCCAACCTCCCGGTGCTGCTGTACTCCCTGTTCTGGAAGAACTTCACCACCCGCGGAGCGGTCTGGTCCGTCTACGGCGGGCTGATCCCCGCCGTGCTGCTCGTGCTGCTCTCCCCGGTCGTCTCCGGCAGCCCCACCTCGCTCTTCCCCGGCGCCGACTTCCAGCTCTTCCCCCTGGAGAATCCCGGCCTGGTCTCCATCCCGCTGGGCTTCCTGGCCGGCTGGGTCGGAACGGTCACCTCCACCGAGCCGCCCGACGCCGCCAAGCACGCGGAGACCGAGGTTCGTGCGCTGACCGGGGCCGGGGCCGTGTAG
- a CDS encoding sensor histidine kinase, producing MTRTIWTSWPSREALLAASRTRPRAVITWSVRLGLLTAMLWGTFTGGRFGPWEIALGLVGVLGCAVAAWAFFRTSLDHRLWPSLGLLALLMVAALGAQQAGASVPAVVLWCGCAVVALERLPLVAGLPATAVALGAYVAVNTDNWLSTAMTTAGLSLAGYVIRLDAEARGSAQRLLAQERAARVAEARTAVLDERARIAREIHDVLAHSLSAQLVHLEAARLLIEREPAGEFRDRVLERVVAARSMAREGLAETRQALSALRGEVSPVEDFLRQLVAAEPAEVSVTGEQRRLTAEASQTVRRVAQEALTNVRKHAPGARVLVRLEYLPDEIALEVRDSGGHSLEGELATSGSGYGLLGMRERAELMGGTLEAGPGEEGFVVSLRVPA from the coding sequence GTGACCCGCACGATCTGGACGAGCTGGCCGTCCAGGGAAGCACTCTTGGCAGCCAGCCGCACCCGCCCGCGGGCGGTGATCACCTGGTCCGTCCGGCTGGGTCTGCTCACCGCCATGCTCTGGGGCACATTCACCGGCGGACGGTTCGGGCCCTGGGAGATCGCGCTCGGACTGGTGGGCGTGCTGGGCTGTGCGGTCGCCGCCTGGGCGTTCTTCCGGACCAGCCTTGACCACCGGCTGTGGCCGTCACTGGGACTTCTCGCGCTGCTGATGGTGGCGGCGCTCGGGGCGCAGCAGGCCGGTGCGAGTGTGCCCGCCGTGGTCCTCTGGTGCGGCTGCGCGGTCGTCGCGCTGGAAAGGCTGCCGCTCGTGGCGGGCCTCCCGGCCACGGCTGTCGCGCTCGGTGCGTACGTCGCCGTCAACACCGACAACTGGCTGAGCACGGCCATGACCACAGCGGGCCTCTCCCTGGCGGGTTACGTGATCAGGCTGGATGCGGAGGCCCGTGGCAGTGCCCAGAGACTGCTCGCGCAGGAGCGGGCGGCCCGCGTGGCGGAGGCGAGGACGGCCGTGCTGGACGAGCGGGCAAGGATCGCCAGGGAGATCCACGATGTGCTTGCCCACAGCCTCTCGGCGCAGCTGGTGCATCTGGAGGCGGCGCGGCTGCTGATCGAGCGGGAGCCCGCGGGGGAGTTCCGGGACCGGGTGCTGGAGCGGGTGGTGGCGGCGCGCTCCATGGCGCGTGAGGGGCTTGCGGAGACTCGCCAGGCTCTATCGGCGCTCCGGGGGGAGGTGTCCCCGGTGGAGGACTTCCTGCGGCAACTGGTGGCCGCGGAGCCTGCCGAGGTCAGTGTGACGGGTGAGCAGCGGAGGCTCACCGCGGAGGCCTCGCAGACCGTCCGGCGGGTGGCGCAGGAGGCCCTGACGAATGTGCGCAAGCACGCGCCGGGGGCCAGGGTCCTCGTACGGCTGGAGTATCTGCCGGACGAAATCGCCCTGGAGGTCAGGGACTCGGGTGGACACAGCCTTGAGGGCGAACTCGCCACCAGCGGCTCCGGATACGGTCTGCTGGGGATGAGGGAGCGGGCCGAGCTGATGGGCGGGACGCTGGAGGCCGGTCCCGGAGAGGAGGGTTTCGTGGTGAGTCTGCGGGTGCCCGCGTGA
- a CDS encoding sensor histidine kinase, with the protein MSAPPPTARRARRLGWPQRVFSQVLLMQLAIAAGVTVLATGLFLAPLSAQLDDQAMRRALAIAQSTAAQPQITESLLATPPAPTGPVQTAAERIRRATGAEYVVVMDRRGVRWSHTDSDQIGKVVSTDPSDALSGRDVMEIDSGTLGRSARGKVPLRDETDHIVGAVSVGIAYDSVRARLLATIPGLFAYAGGALAVGALAAYLISRRLQRRTHDLAFSDISALLTEREAMLHGIREGVVALDRSGRIRLLNDEAQRLLGLGPDAAGRPLEAVLGKGRTADVLAGRVVGDDLLTVRGSRVLLANRMPTDDGGAVATLRDRTELEHLGRELDSTRGLIDALRAQDHEHANRLHTLLGLLELDMHEDAMEYVTEVVGVHRATAEQVTEKVHDPLLAALLVGKATVAAERGVALRMAPGSLLPDRLVDPRGLVTVVGNLVDNALDAAAGAEGALTEVGLRAEGRTVVLRVRDSGPGVPPGQRESIFTEGWSTKELPAHGKRGLGLALVRRLAERQGGSVTVGNAVGGGAEFTVVLPEALADADVTDADMTEPKTGTVGEAQ; encoded by the coding sequence ATGAGCGCCCCACCGCCCACCGCCAGAAGAGCACGCCGGCTCGGATGGCCGCAGCGGGTCTTCTCTCAGGTCCTGCTGATGCAGTTGGCCATCGCCGCCGGCGTCACGGTACTCGCCACCGGCCTGTTCCTGGCACCCCTCAGCGCCCAACTCGACGATCAGGCGATGCGCCGTGCGCTCGCCATCGCCCAGAGCACGGCGGCCCAGCCGCAGATCACCGAGTCGTTGCTCGCCACGCCACCGGCGCCCACCGGGCCCGTACAGACCGCGGCCGAGCGGATCAGACGCGCCACCGGCGCCGAGTACGTCGTCGTCATGGACCGGCGCGGGGTGCGCTGGTCGCACACCGACAGCGACCAGATCGGCAAGGTCGTCTCCACCGACCCGAGCGACGCGCTGTCCGGCCGGGACGTCATGGAGATCGACAGCGGCACGCTCGGCCGCTCGGCCCGCGGGAAGGTACCGCTGCGCGACGAGACGGACCACATCGTGGGCGCGGTCTCCGTCGGAATCGCGTACGACAGTGTCCGCGCCCGGCTCCTCGCGACGATTCCCGGACTGTTCGCCTACGCGGGCGGCGCGCTCGCCGTCGGGGCGCTGGCCGCCTATCTGATCTCCCGACGCCTCCAGCGGCGGACCCATGACCTCGCCTTCTCCGATATCTCCGCGCTGCTGACGGAGCGCGAGGCGATGCTGCACGGCATCCGGGAAGGGGTCGTGGCACTGGACCGGAGCGGCCGTATCCGGCTCCTGAACGACGAGGCACAACGGCTGCTCGGGCTCGGCCCCGATGCCGCGGGCCGCCCGCTGGAGGCCGTGCTCGGCAAGGGGCGGACGGCCGATGTGCTGGCCGGGCGTGTGGTCGGTGACGATCTGCTGACGGTGCGGGGCTCCCGGGTCCTGCTCGCCAACCGGATGCCGACCGACGACGGCGGCGCCGTCGCCACTCTCCGCGACCGCACCGAACTGGAACACCTCGGCCGCGAGCTCGACTCCACCCGCGGCCTGATCGACGCACTGCGGGCCCAGGACCACGAGCACGCCAACCGTTTGCACACCCTCCTGGGGCTGCTGGAGCTGGACATGCACGAGGACGCGATGGAGTACGTCACCGAGGTGGTCGGCGTCCACCGGGCGACGGCCGAGCAGGTCACCGAGAAGGTGCACGACCCGCTGCTGGCCGCGCTCCTGGTCGGCAAGGCCACGGTCGCGGCGGAGCGCGGTGTCGCACTGCGCATGGCCCCCGGATCCCTGCTCCCGGACCGGCTGGTGGATCCTCGCGGGCTGGTCACCGTCGTCGGCAATCTCGTGGACAACGCGCTGGACGCGGCGGCCGGGGCGGAGGGCGCCCTGACCGAGGTGGGCCTGCGCGCCGAAGGCCGTACGGTGGTGCTGCGGGTCCGAGACAGCGGCCCCGGAGTTCCACCGGGGCAACGTGAATCGATCTTCACGGAGGGCTGGTCGACGAAGGAGCTCCCGGCGCACGGCAAGCGCGGCCTGGGCCTCGCACTGGTGCGGCGGCTGGCGGAACGGCAGGGTGGCAGCGTCACTGTCGGGAATGCGGTGGGCGGTGGCGCCGAGTTCACCGTCGTACTGCCGGAGGCCCTTGCCGACGCGGACGTGACGGACGCGGACATGACTGAACCGAAGACCGGCACAGTGGGAGAAGCTCAGTGA
- a CDS encoding citrate synthase: MKDQAAPGDGPGTTAPQRLSTRETAERLGVKPETVYAYVSRGQLSSRRAPGGRGSTFDAVEVDALARRTGRREPSPATGDLVFRTGITLIESDRYYFRGVEATELAMRYGYEEVAEWLWTGDLRPGIRFAAPVETLAAARRAVGALPAHSGSTDRLRVAVIAAATADPLRFDLSREAVLASARSLIPTLVEALPLAPGTPSTRNESAQMTNGNGAGLARRLWPKLSARAADEPSVAALDTALALLIDHDLAASTLAARVAASARAHPYAVVSAGLGVLEGPLHGAASGLAHRMLTEVLERGSAVPVVADHLRTGRRVPGLGHRLYTAQDPRARALFALLSDVPQAAEALAAARDVVTTTARHAPLHANVDLALAVLSVSSGMAADAGETVFAVSRTAGWIAHALEEYGERPLRMRPSGLYGGPRPPQPLPTATSESPQ; this comes from the coding sequence ATGAAGGATCAAGCAGCTCCCGGTGACGGCCCCGGCACGACGGCCCCGCAGCGGCTCAGCACCCGGGAGACGGCCGAGCGGCTCGGCGTGAAGCCCGAGACGGTGTACGCCTACGTCAGCCGGGGCCAGCTGAGCAGCAGGCGCGCCCCCGGCGGACGCGGCAGCACGTTCGACGCCGTGGAGGTCGACGCGCTGGCCCGGCGTACGGGCCGCCGGGAGCCCTCCCCGGCCACCGGCGATCTGGTCTTCCGTACCGGCATCACGCTGATCGAGAGCGACCGCTACTACTTCCGCGGCGTCGAAGCGACCGAACTGGCCATGCGGTACGGCTACGAGGAGGTCGCCGAATGGCTCTGGACCGGCGATCTGAGGCCCGGCATCCGCTTCGCCGCGCCTGTCGAGACACTGGCCGCGGCGCGCCGGGCGGTCGGCGCGCTGCCCGCGCACAGCGGCTCGACGGACCGTCTGCGGGTGGCCGTGATCGCGGCGGCGACCGCCGATCCGCTCCGCTTCGACCTCTCGCGCGAGGCGGTGCTCGCCAGTGCGCGGAGCCTGATTCCGACCCTGGTCGAAGCGCTGCCCCTGGCCCCGGGTACACCGTCGACGCGTAACGAATCCGCACAAATGACGAACGGGAACGGGGCCGGGCTGGCACGGCGGCTATGGCCGAAGCTCAGCGCCCGGGCGGCCGACGAGCCGTCGGTCGCCGCGCTGGACACCGCTCTGGCCCTGCTGATCGACCACGATCTCGCGGCGTCGACACTGGCCGCCCGGGTCGCCGCATCCGCCCGCGCCCATCCGTACGCGGTGGTCTCCGCGGGCCTCGGAGTCCTGGAGGGTCCGCTGCACGGGGCGGCGAGCGGTCTGGCACACCGGATGCTGACCGAGGTGCTGGAGCGGGGCAGCGCGGTCCCGGTGGTCGCGGACCATCTCCGTACCGGACGCCGGGTGCCGGGGCTCGGTCACCGCCTCTACACCGCGCAGGACCCGCGGGCGCGGGCGCTGTTCGCCCTGCTCTCGGACGTCCCGCAGGCGGCTGAGGCGCTCGCCGCGGCTCGCGACGTGGTCACCACGACCGCCCGCCATGCGCCCCTGCACGCCAATGTCGATCTGGCGCTCGCCGTGCTCTCGGTCTCCTCGGGCATGGCCGCCGATGCGGGCGAGACGGTGTTCGCGGTGTCGCGAACGGCGGGCTGGATCGCACATGCACTGGAGGAATACGGGGAACGGCCGCTGCGTATGCGCCCCAGTGGCCTGTACGGAGGCCCCCGCCCCCCTCAGCCGCTGCCCACTGCCACGAGTGAGTCACCGCAATAG
- a CDS encoding citrate synthase/methylcitrate synthase, whose product MPTMTSRTPLDVPRGLAGVVVTDTALGDVRGREGFYHYRQYSAIELARTRSFEDVWYLMSEGTLPDATARAEFTARTAPLRRLPADVREALPAIARAGAVSGPLAGLRTALSLLGASAGFRPVYDIDAERRRSDALAACAAVPTVLTALHRLGQGLEPVEPRDDLPYAANYLYMLTGSLPDAARVRAVEQYLISTIDHGFNASTFTGRVVASTGADVAACLVACVGALSGPLHGGAPSRALDTLDAIGTPDRIDGWIRERVLAGERIMGFGHPVYRTEDPRSRMLRGIAQGFGGPLVDFAVEVERQVEAILAELKPGRELHTNVEFYAGVVMELCGLPREMFTPTFCAARVVGWSANILEQAEDTKIIRPAARYVGTPPPQPVPAP is encoded by the coding sequence ATGCCGACCATGACCAGCAGGACCCCGCTCGACGTACCCCGAGGACTCGCGGGCGTCGTCGTCACCGACACGGCCCTCGGCGATGTCCGCGGACGCGAGGGCTTCTACCACTACCGGCAGTACTCGGCGATCGAACTCGCACGGACCCGCAGCTTCGAGGACGTCTGGTACCTGATGTCCGAGGGCACGCTCCCCGATGCGACAGCCCGTGCCGAATTCACCGCCCGCACCGCTCCCCTGCGCCGGCTGCCCGCGGACGTACGCGAGGCCCTGCCCGCCATAGCCCGGGCGGGAGCCGTATCCGGACCCCTGGCCGGTCTGCGCACCGCCCTTTCGCTCCTCGGCGCCTCGGCCGGCTTCCGGCCGGTGTACGACATCGACGCCGAACGGCGCCGCAGCGACGCCCTGGCCGCCTGCGCCGCCGTCCCCACCGTGCTCACGGCCCTGCACCGGCTCGGTCAGGGCCTCGAACCGGTCGAGCCGCGCGACGATCTGCCGTACGCGGCCAACTACCTCTACATGCTCACCGGTTCCCTGCCGGACGCCGCACGGGTCAGGGCCGTGGAGCAGTATCTGATCTCCACCATCGACCACGGCTTCAACGCCTCGACCTTCACCGGCCGCGTCGTCGCCTCCACCGGCGCCGATGTCGCGGCCTGTCTCGTGGCGTGCGTCGGCGCGCTCTCGGGGCCCCTGCACGGCGGAGCGCCCAGCCGCGCCCTCGACACCCTGGACGCCATCGGCACCCCCGACCGCATCGACGGCTGGATCCGCGAACGGGTGCTCGCGGGCGAGCGGATCATGGGCTTCGGACACCCCGTCTACCGCACCGAGGACCCCCGCTCACGCATGCTGCGGGGCATCGCCCAGGGCTTCGGCGGCCCGCTCGTCGACTTCGCCGTCGAGGTCGAGCGGCAGGTCGAGGCGATCCTCGCCGAGCTCAAGCCGGGCCGTGAGCTGCACACCAACGTGGAGTTCTACGCCGGGGTCGTCATGGAGCTGTGCGGGCTGCCGCGCGAGATGTTCACGCCGACGTTCTGCGCGGCACGGGTGGTCGGCTGGAGCGCCAATATCCTGGAGCAGGCGGAGGACACCAAGATCATCCGCCCGGCGGCCCGTTACGTCGGTACGCCACCGCCGCAGCCGGTCCCGGCGCCCTGA